A region from the uncultured Macellibacteroides sp. genome encodes:
- a CDS encoding DUF3788 family protein: protein MEAQMLLRNADTFPSDKVLKDALGDVYNVLDSFLGTITNEEYVLSFEWRYYNDGKAWLGKVQHKKKTVLWLSVWEGFFKVSFFFTEKHLEAIAALDISETVKNKFACEEPTGRLLPMVIEVNNENQLKDLLTVVRSKKSLK from the coding sequence ATGGAAGCACAAATGTTATTGCGGAATGCGGACACTTTCCCGTCTGACAAGGTTTTGAAAGATGCGCTTGGAGACGTTTATAATGTGTTGGATTCTTTTCTCGGAACGATTACAAATGAAGAGTACGTACTGAGCTTTGAATGGAGATACTATAATGATGGTAAAGCGTGGCTTGGTAAGGTGCAACACAAAAAGAAAACCGTTTTGTGGCTTTCGGTGTGGGAAGGCTTTTTCAAGGTGAGTTTCTTTTTCACAGAAAAGCACCTCGAAGCAATTGCGGCATTGGATATTTCGGAAACGGTCAAAAATAAGTTTGCCTGTGAAGAACCTACCGGACGGCTGCTTCCGATGGTTATCGAGGTGAACAACGAAAACCAACTTAAGGACTTGTTGACCGTTGTCCGTTCTAAAAAGAGTTTGAAATGA